The Acidobacteriota bacterium genome contains the following window.
TCGAGTGCGGTCGACGGCGCGACATAGGGCCGATGGCTCCCCCGCTCCGGCTCGGGCAACGAGCGGTATTCGACCTTGCCCGTGGGTGTCAGAGGGAGTTCGTCGAGACCGACGAAGCGCCTCGGCAGCATGTAGATCGGCAGCTGCTTTTCGAGAAATCGGCGCAACGATGCAAAATCGCCGTCAGCCTCGTCGGCGAGGACGACGAAGGCCGCCAGCTCGGCATCTCCGGTTCCCTGGCCGAAGGCTCGCACCGCGCAGCGTTCGACGTCGGGGTGCCGTGCCAGGATCGCCTCGACCTCCCCCGGCTCGACCCGGAAGCCACGGATCTGTACCTGGTGATCGACCCGGCCAGCGAAGTGCAAAAGGCCCTCGGCATCGAAGAATGCGAGGTCGCCGGTGCGGAACAAGCGGGATCCCGATCGGGAGCCGAAAGGGTCAGGCAAGAAGTGTTCAGCGGTCAGCCCCGGCTGGCCGAGGTAGCCTCGCGCCGGCGCCGCCCCGGCGACATGAATCTCGCCAATCGAGCCGGCACCCACCGGACGCGAATGCCGGTCGAGCACATAGATCGCCCCGCCGGGTACCGGACGGCCGAGGGGCACGAGAACTTTGCCGCTTTCGGACTCGGCTTGCCCGTCGGCGGTCTCCGAGTCACCCGCCCAGGGGTGGATCGCGACCATCCCCGTGGTCTCGGTCTGACCGTACATGTTGAAGAATCGCGGCGGTCGCTGGCGGCCGTGGCACCACTCGCGCGGCGTCTCCTCAGGCAGCGGCGCACCGGTCGCGAGCGAGAGGCGCAGCGCTTGCGCGTCCGAATCCGAGCCAACCCGTGCCTCGATACAGCTGCGCCAGAAGGCCGGGACCGTATCCATCACCGTGATCCCGAGGTCGCCCAGCAAGCCGAGCAGGCGCCGCGGATCGTGCCGTTCCTCGGCCGTCGCGACGACCACGGTAGCCCCTTGGGTCAAGGGCACGAGGAGATGGCGCACCGACGAAGAGAACGTAAAGGAGGCGGTGTGGAGGTAGATGTCATCCCGACCGATACCGAGGGCACCGGGCAAGCAAGCGAGGTAATTGTCGAGGCTCGCCTGGCGGATCATCACCCCCTTGGGCTCGCCGGTCGAACCCGAGGTGAACATCAGGTAAGCCAAGCTCTCGGCGGCGACCGCATCGCGGGTGATGTCGGCCGCTCCATCGCTTGGCGGCTCCGGCTCGGCCTCTTGGTCGAGGCAAAGCAGCTCCCCATGGCTCGGTGGCAAGACTTCGGCGAGCCCCTGACGGCTCAGGATCCAACGCACCCCGGCCAGCTCGAGAACTCGCGCCGTGCGCTCGTGCGGATCATTGGGGTCCAGGGGCAGATAGGTGCCTCCGACCTCGAGCACACCCAGGATCGCGCTCACCTGCTCGATCGAGCGGTCGAGGAAGATCCCGACCACGGTCTCTGGGCCGACGCCGCGGGCGCGCAGCAAGCGGGCCACAGCGCTGGTCGCGGCGGCGAGCTCACGATAGCTGGCGGTCTTCCCTCCGCACACCACCGCCGTGTGGTCCCCACGGCGATCGGCCTGTTCTCGGAAACGGGCTCCGACGCCGCGAAATCCGGCCGCCGCCTGCCCTT
Protein-coding sequences here:
- a CDS encoding non-ribosomal peptide synthetase, whose amino-acid sequence is ERLGAGLSVLLEAVAEDPTRALEDYPLVSSAERRQVLAWSRAEEGQAAAGFRGVGARFREQADRRGDHTAVVCGGKTASYRELAAATSAVARLLRARGVGPETVVGIFLDRSIEQVSAILGVLEVGGTYLPLDPNDPHERTARVLELAGVRWILSRQGLAEVLPPSHGELLCLDQEAEPEPPSDGAADITRDAVAAESLAYLMFTSGSTGEPKGVMIRQASLDNYLACLPGALGIGRDDIYLHTASFTFSSSVRHLLVPLTQGATVVVATAEERHDPRRLLGLLGDLGITVMDTVPAFWRSCIEARVGSDSDAQALRLSLATGAPLPEETPREWCHGRQRPPRFFNMYGQTETTGMVAIHPWAGDSETADGQAESESGKVLVPLGRPVPGGAIYVLDRHSRPVGAGSIGEIHVAGAAPARGYLGQPGLTAEHFLPDPFGSRSGSRLFRTGDLAFFDAEGLLHFAGRVDHQVQIRGFRVEPGEVEAILARHPDVERCAVRAFGQGTGDAELAAFVVLADEADGDFASLRRFLEKQLPIYMLPRRFVGLDELPLTPTGKVEYRSLPEPERGSHRPYVAPSTALERELAELWVEVLEVERVGVEDDFFDLGGHSMRGILIMSRVQERYGVEIPPYRLFEARTVKELAVLVEEHQLAAASSEDL